A window of Thermoplasmata archaeon contains these coding sequences:
- a CDS encoding VOC family protein: MTVTGVDTIAVVVSDARKSIAWYRDVLGLEVAYIGPAAANPDPTVQGTPDRPGHWVELGPGRPRTRIHLCDLGGKTEPGPTGITLLTDDLRSEYERMRARGVRFLHPPRKMDWGERLVAFVDPDGNEFDLKQPAER; this comes from the coding sequence ATGACCGTCACGGGCGTCGACACGATTGCCGTGGTCGTCTCAGACGCGCGGAAGTCCATTGCGTGGTACCGCGACGTCCTGGGATTGGAGGTCGCGTACATTGGGCCCGCGGCCGCCAATCCGGATCCGACCGTCCAAGGCACACCGGATCGCCCGGGGCACTGGGTCGAGCTAGGGCCCGGCCGCCCGCGGACGCGCATCCATCTCTGCGACCTCGGAGGCAAGACCGAACCGGGACCGACGGGGATTACCTTGTTGACTGACGACCTTCGGTCGGAGTACGAACGGATGCGAGCCCGCGGTGTCCGGTTTCTCCATCCGCCGCGCAAGATGGACTGGGGCGAGCGGCTGGTCGCTTTCGTGGACCCCGACGGCAACGAGTTCGACCTGAAGCAGCCTGCAGAGCGCTAG
- a CDS encoding M20 family metallo-hydrolase: MPIEDVLGRLDKMRADMVSTLADLCRIPAIGPTNGGEGEGKKAAAVQTLLKDSGLKVEHFDAPDKRVPGGKRPNLIVRLGKGPRLWFLCHLDIVPPGDPKGWRCDPFDPRLLDGRLYGRGTEDNGQALVSVLSAYRAIVKAKEKPGRALGFAIVSDEETGSALGVKHLLTQDLFQPKDAFVIPDWGMSSGGEVEVAEKSLLWLKITVTGKQGHASLPNEAVNAHRAGAFLTTAVDANLPRRFKATDPLFRPWASTFEPTKHEPNVPNVNTIPGEDVFYFDCRVLPSYAPKEVVAAVQELAAQTMQTFGVQVKIEVTNQESSPPTPADAPIVRELLRVLQKVRNLRAKPVGIGGGTVAGPLREERFPCAVWSTTDETGHGINEYSRVDNLVADAKVFAALMLGPE, translated from the coding sequence ATGCCTATCGAGGACGTCCTCGGCCGGTTGGACAAGATGCGGGCTGACATGGTCTCCACGCTCGCCGACCTGTGCCGCATCCCCGCCATCGGGCCGACGAACGGCGGCGAGGGCGAAGGCAAGAAGGCCGCGGCGGTCCAAACCCTCCTGAAGGACTCGGGCCTCAAGGTCGAACACTTCGACGCGCCGGACAAGCGCGTCCCGGGTGGGAAGCGTCCCAACCTCATCGTGCGCCTCGGGAAGGGCCCCCGCCTCTGGTTCCTCTGCCACCTGGACATCGTCCCGCCCGGCGATCCGAAAGGATGGCGGTGCGACCCGTTCGACCCGAGACTCTTGGACGGTCGCCTCTACGGCCGCGGCACGGAGGACAACGGCCAGGCGCTCGTCTCCGTGCTCTCCGCGTACCGGGCCATCGTCAAGGCGAAGGAGAAGCCCGGCCGTGCCTTGGGTTTCGCGATCGTTTCCGACGAGGAGACGGGCAGCGCCCTCGGCGTGAAGCATCTCCTCACGCAGGACCTGTTCCAGCCCAAGGACGCCTTCGTCATCCCGGATTGGGGCATGTCCTCCGGCGGCGAGGTCGAGGTTGCAGAGAAGAGCCTCCTCTGGCTCAAGATCACGGTCACGGGCAAGCAGGGCCACGCGAGCCTGCCGAACGAAGCGGTGAACGCCCACCGCGCCGGCGCGTTCCTCACGACCGCGGTTGACGCGAACCTCCCCCGGCGGTTCAAGGCGACGGACCCCCTGTTCCGTCCCTGGGCGTCGACGTTCGAGCCCACGAAGCACGAGCCCAACGTCCCCAACGTGAACACGATCCCCGGCGAGGACGTCTTCTACTTCGACTGCCGGGTCCTCCCCAGCTACGCGCCCAAAGAGGTCGTCGCCGCGGTCCAGGAGCTCGCGGCGCAGACGATGCAGACCTTCGGCGTCCAGGTGAAGATTGAGGTCACGAACCAGGAGTCGAGCCCGCCCACCCCCGCGGACGCGCCGATCGTGCGGGAGCTCCTGAGGGTCCTCCAGAAGGTGCGAAACCTCCGGGCAAAGCCCGTCGGGATCGGCGGTGGCACCGTGGCGGGGCCGCTCCGGGAGGAGAGGTTCCCGTGTGCCGTGTGGTCGACCACGGACGAGACGGGGCACGGGATCAACGAGTACAGCCGCGTGGACAACCTCGTCGCGGACGCCAAGGTGTTCGCAGCCCTCATGCTCGGGCCCGAGTGA
- a CDS encoding tetratricopeptide repeat protein codes for MPGKTARALCPVCQEPMPPDETECENCGAFVIDEAVVRLCRALGIPREKALALFEKGFRNPKQLQDRDVDDVLKSGENGLLFLCTNCGGFVATGDPKCPRCGAEFEPEPVEPVPEKDILDITLCPVCGADNEATWKECEICGEPLGGTEEPPGETAAPATEPQAARTMETPPEPHPAAPQEPSELDQIDDILRELDQPARTKKETKIRRIAKRAKAPKPQQPASYPRPSAAPAPPPAAETVASAKKPLEPPRLRPIARPPRTPIRPVPSPRTAPSPPAPDAHRVPRTPRVRQTPRRVPRRRSSVRLPSELTGGLLVAAAGILYVSNLAGEPGIAWSVAAMAGILAAYLVATGFVARGVGLPRTDAIALLVGAILSSAAPVLHQTLAPILSVSGALGLAFATRRLLASKTRDLIVAAAALPLVALALVEALGFPFAGSAAWTFGLVALTPWPAAVVAEGVRQRRSGLLLGRELTKAETHLRRQDYAASVQDFDRAIAVAGKGTPGEETPWYGKGASLVLMGRYEEALRVIDKALDLNPRNEVAWLNKGNALTKMGRLIDALRSFNAALKVNPRYEVAWNNKGNTLARLGHFEEALACYDRALEIDPGYRGAWVNKGYVLTKLGRYDEATSCADRALRLNDRAATGTG; via the coding sequence ATGCCCGGGAAGACAGCCCGGGCCCTGTGCCCCGTCTGTCAGGAGCCGATGCCCCCGGACGAGACGGAGTGCGAAAACTGCGGGGCCTTCGTCATCGACGAGGCAGTCGTCCGCCTCTGCCGAGCCCTCGGCATCCCCCGCGAGAAAGCCCTCGCCCTATTCGAGAAGGGGTTCCGCAACCCGAAGCAGCTCCAGGACCGCGACGTGGACGACGTCCTGAAGTCGGGAGAGAACGGCCTTCTGTTCCTCTGCACGAACTGCGGCGGCTTCGTGGCCACGGGGGATCCGAAGTGCCCGCGCTGCGGGGCGGAGTTCGAGCCCGAGCCCGTGGAACCGGTCCCCGAGAAGGATATCCTCGATATCACCCTCTGCCCCGTCTGCGGCGCCGACAACGAGGCCACGTGGAAGGAGTGCGAGATCTGTGGCGAGCCGCTCGGCGGGACCGAGGAACCTCCGGGGGAGACCGCCGCTCCCGCGACGGAACCGCAAGCCGCGCGCACGATGGAGACGCCACCCGAGCCCCATCCGGCCGCGCCTCAGGAACCCTCGGAACTCGACCAGATCGACGACATCCTCAGGGAGCTGGACCAACCTGCGAGGACGAAGAAGGAGACCAAGATCCGCCGCATCGCGAAGCGCGCCAAGGCCCCGAAGCCCCAGCAACCCGCATCGTACCCTCGGCCTTCCGCCGCTCCTGCGCCCCCGCCCGCGGCGGAGACGGTCGCGAGCGCCAAGAAGCCGCTCGAGCCGCCTCGGCTCCGACCGATCGCGCGGCCTCCCAGGACGCCAATCCGGCCCGTCCCGAGTCCGCGGACAGCCCCCAGCCCTCCCGCTCCTGACGCCCACCGCGTTCCGCGGACGCCGAGGGTGCGGCAAACCCCTCGTCGCGTGCCGAGGCGACGGTCCTCCGTTCGGCTGCCCTCCGAACTCACGGGAGGACTCCTTGTGGCCGCAGCGGGAATCCTCTACGTGTCGAATCTCGCGGGTGAGCCGGGAATCGCATGGAGCGTCGCCGCGATGGCCGGCATCCTCGCGGCGTACCTGGTCGCGACGGGCTTTGTGGCCCGAGGCGTGGGCCTGCCTCGGACGGACGCGATCGCCTTGCTCGTGGGGGCGATCCTCTCCTCGGCCGCTCCCGTGCTCCACCAGACGCTCGCGCCCATCTTGTCCGTCTCGGGCGCCCTGGGGCTCGCCTTCGCGACGCGACGCCTGCTCGCGTCCAAGACGCGCGACCTGATTGTAGCGGCGGCCGCGCTGCCGCTCGTCGCGCTTGCGCTCGTCGAAGCCCTCGGGTTTCCCTTCGCGGGGAGCGCCGCGTGGACGTTCGGCCTGGTCGCCCTGACGCCGTGGCCCGCGGCGGTCGTTGCCGAGGGCGTCCGGCAGCGGCGCTCCGGCTTGCTCCTGGGCCGCGAACTCACGAAGGCCGAGACCCACCTGAGGCGCCAGGACTATGCGGCGTCCGTCCAGGACTTCGACCGCGCGATTGCCGTGGCCGGGAAGGGCACGCCGGGCGAGGAGACGCCCTGGTACGGGAAGGGCGCGAGCCTCGTCCTCATGGGCCGGTACGAGGAGGCCCTCAGGGTCATCGACAAGGCGCTCGACCTGAATCCGCGCAACGAGGTCGCGTGGCTGAACAAGGGGAACGCCTTGACCAAGATGGGGCGCTTGATTGACGCCCTCCGCAGCTTCAACGCCGCCCTCAAGGTCAACCCGAGGTACGAGGTCGCCTGGAACAACAAGGGCAACACGCTCGCCCGGCTCGGGCACTTCGAGGAGGCGCTCGCGTGCTACGACCGGGCTCTGGAGATCGATCCCGGGTACCGCGGGGCGTGGGTGAACAAAGGCTACGTGCTGACGAAGCTGGGCCGGTACGACGAGGCGACCTCCTGCGCGGACCGCGCGCTGCGCCTGAACGATCGCGCGGCCACGGGGACGGGCTGA
- a CDS encoding DUF1922 domain-containing protein, with protein MYGVIVCPRCRRAKGVDLKQKTTACACGFEIRVVPARIRGRAATARELAPLVGQVNAELAGGAKEVQRALASARKPRPREVHARVIAAIPSRGDRSSRIRAAAVELTNELELFTRDDWTRVLEGLGLPDAEVALAVLLDANVVFEPKPGFYRAVDLRR; from the coding sequence ATGTACGGCGTGATCGTCTGCCCGCGGTGCCGCCGGGCGAAGGGCGTGGACCTGAAGCAGAAGACGACCGCCTGCGCGTGCGGCTTCGAGATCCGGGTGGTCCCCGCGCGGATCCGGGGACGGGCCGCCACGGCACGGGAGCTCGCCCCCCTCGTGGGCCAAGTCAACGCGGAACTCGCGGGAGGCGCCAAGGAGGTCCAGAGGGCGCTGGCCTCGGCGAGGAAGCCGCGTCCGAGGGAGGTTCACGCGCGGGTGATCGCCGCCATCCCGAGCCGCGGAGACCGGTCCTCGCGGATCCGGGCGGCGGCGGTCGAACTGACGAATGAACTCGAGCTGTTCACGCGGGACGACTGGACGCGTGTCCTCGAGGGCCTCGGGCTGCCCGATGCGGAGGTCGCGCTCGCGGTCCTGCTCGATGCGAACGTCGTCTTCGAGCCCAAGCCGGGCTTCTACCGTGCGGTCGACCTCAGGCGTTAG
- a CDS encoding pyruvoyl-dependent arginine decarboxylase translates to MLPVPTKFFVTSGKAVSKVSDLNAFDEALLNAGLSEQNIVSVSSVLPIGIRQVRQRDLPMGAITFCVLAQQRGGEGETISAGIAYGFRDDGLGGYVAEGHMHGTKKSLQEVLEWKMGEMAKMRGIKFRRLEYRIEELSTPMDHYGACLAAVVFMT, encoded by the coding sequence ATGTTGCCCGTGCCCACGAAATTCTTCGTCACGTCGGGGAAGGCCGTTTCCAAGGTCTCCGACCTGAACGCCTTCGACGAGGCCCTCCTGAACGCCGGCCTCTCGGAGCAGAACATCGTCTCCGTGTCCTCCGTCCTCCCCATCGGCATCCGGCAGGTACGGCAGCGGGACCTGCCGATGGGCGCGATCACGTTCTGCGTCCTCGCGCAGCAACGCGGCGGAGAGGGCGAGACGATCTCCGCGGGCATCGCCTACGGCTTCCGGGACGACGGTCTCGGCGGCTACGTCGCGGAGGGTCACATGCACGGTACCAAGAAGTCGCTCCAGGAGGTCCTGGAGTGGAAGATGGGCGAGATGGCCAAGATGCGGGGCATCAAGTTCCGCCGCCTGGAATACCGGATCGAGGAACTCAGCACGCCCATGGACCACTACGGCGCGTGCCTCGCCGCGGTCGTCTTCATGACCTGA
- a CDS encoding N-acetyltransferase, translating to MLRIATPTDLGAIYRIEIACFKEHRFRKDHVDWILRNERAATFVEESADGAVIAAIMLLFEVQFCRVLSIATMPDRRREGLGTRMMQAAEAEARRRGCTRVRLEVSTRNYGAIEFYRGLGYKTDGVLYGYYSWGEDAYSMVRSLVDETDAPPANS from the coding sequence TTGCTGCGCATCGCGACGCCCACCGATTTAGGGGCCATCTACCGAATCGAGATCGCCTGCTTCAAGGAGCACCGATTCCGCAAGGACCACGTGGACTGGATTCTCCGCAACGAGCGCGCCGCGACGTTCGTCGAGGAATCGGCCGACGGAGCGGTGATCGCGGCCATCATGCTCCTGTTCGAGGTACAGTTCTGTCGCGTCCTCTCGATCGCGACGATGCCCGACCGCCGCAGGGAGGGCCTCGGCACGCGGATGATGCAGGCCGCCGAGGCGGAAGCGCGTAGGCGCGGGTGCACCCGAGTGCGCCTCGAGGTGAGCACGCGGAACTACGGCGCCATCGAGTTCTACCGGGGACTTGGCTACAAGACCGATGGCGTGCTGTACGGCTACTACTCCTGGGGCGAGGATGCGTACAGCATGGTCCGCTCCCTCGTGGATGAGACGGACGCTCCCCCAGCCAATTCGTGA
- the asnS gene encoding asparagine--tRNA ligase, which produces MVGVAEVLHGKHSGASVELKGWIYRTRTIGGKAFVVLRDATGVVQVTIAKDAVSPKAFAAAEKALIESSVIVRGTVVADKRAPGGWEVRATDFQVVHFAEKFPIQEDLSEEFLLDIRHLWVRSQKMTTIFRIRDSVFKAVHEYFRSQGFWEVSPPMITPAGSEGGSTLFELDYFGKKAYLTQSWQLYAEALVLAMEKIYYVGPSFRAEKSRTTRHLTEYWHAEMEQAWAGMAEVLTHAEGVISHVCQVVAEERPEDVVAMGRTPEFLKAVTPPFEHLTYDEALKILKSKGIEIEWGKDLRTLEERALTEGKSKPIVVTHYPRVSQAFYKARDPQHPDLVLGFDVIAGDGVGEVVGGSERETDLEVIKKSLIEQGEDPKAYDWYLDSRRYGSVQHAGFGMGMERLIQWICKLEHIRDAVPFPRTPARASP; this is translated from the coding sequence ATGGTTGGCGTCGCGGAGGTCCTCCACGGGAAGCACTCGGGTGCGTCCGTCGAGCTGAAAGGCTGGATCTACCGAACGCGGACGATCGGCGGCAAGGCGTTCGTCGTCCTGCGGGACGCCACCGGGGTGGTCCAAGTCACCATCGCCAAGGATGCCGTCTCGCCCAAGGCGTTCGCGGCGGCCGAGAAGGCACTCATCGAATCTTCCGTAATCGTGCGAGGAACCGTGGTCGCGGACAAGCGCGCCCCCGGCGGCTGGGAGGTCCGAGCGACCGACTTCCAGGTCGTGCACTTCGCGGAGAAGTTCCCGATCCAGGAGGACCTGAGCGAGGAGTTTCTCCTCGACATCCGGCACCTCTGGGTCCGCTCCCAGAAGATGACGACGATCTTCCGGATCCGCGACAGCGTGTTCAAGGCGGTCCACGAGTACTTCCGCAGTCAAGGGTTCTGGGAGGTCTCGCCGCCCATGATCACCCCCGCGGGGAGCGAAGGCGGCTCCACGCTCTTCGAGCTGGACTACTTCGGCAAGAAGGCGTACCTCACCCAGTCGTGGCAGCTCTACGCGGAGGCGCTCGTCCTGGCCATGGAGAAGATCTACTACGTCGGACCGTCCTTCCGCGCCGAGAAGTCCCGCACGACCCGCCATCTCACGGAGTACTGGCATGCGGAGATGGAGCAGGCCTGGGCGGGCATGGCCGAGGTCCTCACGCACGCGGAGGGCGTAATCTCCCACGTCTGCCAGGTCGTGGCCGAGGAACGCCCCGAGGACGTGGTCGCCATGGGCCGCACGCCCGAATTCCTGAAGGCGGTGACGCCGCCCTTCGAGCACCTCACCTACGACGAGGCGCTGAAGATTCTCAAGTCCAAGGGCATCGAGATCGAGTGGGGCAAGGACCTCCGGACCCTCGAGGAGCGCGCGCTGACGGAGGGCAAATCGAAGCCCATCGTCGTGACGCACTATCCGCGCGTCTCCCAGGCCTTCTACAAGGCCCGGGACCCGCAGCACCCGGACCTCGTCCTGGGGTTCGATGTGATCGCGGGCGACGGCGTGGGCGAGGTCGTCGGCGGCAGCGAGAGGGAGACGGACCTCGAGGTCATCAAGAAGTCCTTGATCGAGCAGGGCGAGGACCCCAAGGCGTACGACTGGTACCTCGACTCCCGCCGCTACGGCAGCGTGCAGCACGCGGGCTTCGGCATGGGGATGGAGCGGCTGATCCAGTGGATCTGCAAGCTCGAGCACATCCGGGACGCCGTGCCGTTCCCGCGGACGCCCGCCCGCGCGTCGCCGTGA
- a CDS encoding hemerythrin domain-containing protein, translated as MGEASDPFQPLLDDHEEFLEKLTELEAVLDEMMRTREAGDGNFELLDESIRFFEDELLPHFRKEDEIVLPPLEAAIGRFGTLVNVVAYEHEEIRREIAKFKEARSELNVRAGRWPAIQELNRHGVFTIQFLWDHFRKEKVSLFPTAARSLPAEQLAAIRDRLAQR; from the coding sequence ATGGGCGAGGCCTCGGATCCATTCCAGCCCCTCCTCGACGACCACGAGGAGTTCCTCGAGAAGCTCACCGAGCTCGAAGCCGTCCTCGACGAGATGATGCGTACGCGGGAGGCAGGCGACGGGAACTTCGAGCTCCTCGACGAGTCGATTCGGTTCTTCGAAGACGAACTCCTGCCTCATTTCCGGAAGGAGGATGAGATCGTGCTGCCGCCCCTCGAAGCGGCGATCGGGCGGTTCGGCACGCTCGTGAACGTTGTCGCGTACGAGCACGAAGAGATTCGACGGGAGATCGCGAAGTTCAAGGAGGCCCGGTCCGAGTTGAACGTGCGCGCGGGACGGTGGCCCGCGATCCAGGAGCTGAACCGCCACGGCGTCTTCACGATTCAATTCCTCTGGGATCATTTCCGCAAGGAGAAGGTGAGCCTCTTCCCGACCGCGGCCCGATCGCTGCCCGCGGAGCAGCTCGCGGCGATCCGGGATCGACTCGCTCAGCGGTGA
- a CDS encoding HIT family protein: MPSGEEASCVFCKIVRRELPASLLAEDEHSLAFLDIRPINPGHFLVVPKRHAARLQDLAPGDGGRVFEMARGLALALYRSGVRCEGVNLHLADGEVAGQEIFHVHLHAYPRFAGDGVGLRMGPRYGSMPKREELDKLAEAIRTAAGHR, translated from the coding sequence GTGCCCTCGGGAGAGGAGGCGTCCTGCGTCTTCTGCAAGATCGTGCGGCGGGAGTTGCCCGCGAGCCTTCTCGCCGAGGACGAGCACTCCCTCGCGTTCCTGGACATCCGCCCCATCAACCCCGGACACTTCCTCGTGGTCCCGAAGCGCCATGCGGCGCGCCTCCAGGATCTCGCCCCCGGAGACGGCGGGCGCGTGTTCGAGATGGCCCGGGGACTTGCCCTCGCCCTGTATCGGAGCGGGGTCAGGTGCGAGGGTGTAAACCTGCACCTCGCGGACGGGGAGGTGGCGGGGCAAGAGATCTTCCACGTCCATCTCCACGCGTATCCCCGGTTCGCGGGTGACGGCGTCGGCCTGCGGATGGGGCCGCGGTACGGCTCCATGCCCAAGCGGGAGGAGCTCGACAAGCTGGCCGAGGCGATCCGCACGGCGGCGGGTCACCGCTGA
- a CDS encoding acyl-CoA dehydrogenase family protein, translating to MDFRLTDEQKLVQQTAKDFVDREIIPHNREWEEKGEIPRSWYGKMAELGFLGAPVPEKYGGAGMDYVSFVLLVEEISRGSSSVRTTVSVQTSLSETSLMWFADEDQKQEWLVPLAKGEKLGAWALTEPEAGSDAANLSTTYREEGDDIVLNGQKRFISNGSIADYVQVYARKLGSKRHEGLSLFLVPKGTPGFKVTHVESKTKLGLRASPTADLAFEDCRIPRQNLIGKEGDGWDQAMKTLNSGRIGIAAGAVGVARAALEAAAKYVQQRKAFGRPIGDFQLVREMIAQSAVEIDAARLLTWRAAHLRDLGQDNTLEVSMAKLFGAQMAQRVTDWAIQVHGGYGFSGEFDVERLFRDARILGLYEGTNEIQKLVIAERILGPSSRK from the coding sequence ATGGACTTCCGGCTCACCGACGAGCAGAAGCTCGTGCAGCAGACCGCGAAGGACTTCGTCGACCGCGAGATCATCCCCCACAACCGCGAGTGGGAGGAGAAGGGCGAGATCCCCCGCTCGTGGTACGGCAAGATGGCGGAGCTCGGGTTCCTCGGTGCGCCCGTGCCGGAGAAGTACGGCGGCGCGGGGATGGACTACGTGTCCTTCGTGCTCCTCGTGGAGGAAATCAGCCGCGGCTCGTCGTCCGTGCGGACCACGGTCAGCGTCCAGACCTCCCTGTCCGAGACCTCCCTGATGTGGTTTGCGGACGAGGACCAGAAGCAGGAGTGGCTCGTGCCCCTGGCCAAGGGGGAGAAGCTCGGTGCGTGGGCGCTCACGGAACCCGAGGCGGGGAGCGACGCGGCGAACCTCTCGACCACGTACCGCGAGGAGGGCGACGACATCGTCCTCAACGGTCAGAAGCGCTTCATCTCGAACGGGAGCATCGCGGACTACGTCCAGGTGTACGCCCGCAAGCTGGGCTCCAAGCGGCACGAAGGGCTCAGCCTGTTCCTGGTCCCCAAAGGCACCCCCGGGTTCAAGGTCACCCACGTGGAATCGAAGACGAAGCTCGGCCTGCGCGCGAGCCCGACGGCCGACCTCGCGTTCGAGGACTGCCGAATCCCGCGGCAGAACCTGATCGGGAAGGAGGGGGACGGCTGGGACCAGGCCATGAAGACCCTGAACAGCGGGCGCATCGGCATCGCCGCGGGAGCCGTGGGCGTGGCGCGGGCGGCGCTCGAGGCCGCGGCCAAGTACGTGCAGCAGCGGAAGGCTTTCGGCCGGCCCATCGGGGATTTCCAGCTCGTGCGAGAGATGATCGCGCAGTCCGCCGTGGAAATCGACGCGGCGCGCCTCCTCACCTGGCGCGCCGCCCATCTGCGGGACCTGGGCCAGGACAACACGTTGGAGGTCTCCATGGCCAAGCTCTTCGGCGCGCAGATGGCCCAGCGCGTGACGGACTGGGCGATACAGGTGCACGGGGGCTACGGATTCAGCGGGGAGTTCGACGTGGAGCGCCTGTTCCGCGACGCGCGGATCCTGGGCCTGTACGAGGGCACGAACGAAATCCAGAAACTCGTGATCGCGGAGCGGATCCTCGGCCCCTCCTCGAGGAAGTGA
- a CDS encoding dCTP deaminase, giving the protein MALLSDAGILAFRAKGELSIEPFVESSLTPNGYDVSIEEVAVPSSGQRVRTGVAHIPALTRFAVSSRETVTLGRHVAAQIWLRTTWARRGVLASFGMIDAGFSGTLTFGALNASDATLDVPVGERFAQIVFQALESPAAATYEERSGTYQGQRGVTWDRP; this is encoded by the coding sequence GTGGCGCTGCTCTCCGACGCGGGCATCCTCGCATTCCGCGCGAAGGGCGAGCTGTCCATCGAGCCGTTCGTGGAATCGAGCCTGACCCCGAATGGGTATGATGTGAGCATCGAGGAAGTCGCGGTCCCCTCCTCGGGGCAACGTGTCCGGACGGGCGTAGCCCATATCCCCGCCCTGACCCGGTTCGCGGTGAGCTCCCGGGAGACCGTGACCCTGGGCCGCCACGTGGCCGCCCAGATCTGGCTGCGGACCACGTGGGCTCGCCGCGGCGTCCTCGCCTCCTTCGGCATGATCGACGCAGGCTTCTCCGGCACCCTCACCTTCGGGGCGCTCAACGCATCGGACGCGACCCTCGACGTCCCCGTCGGGGAGCGGTTCGCCCAGATCGTCTTCCAGGCGCTCGAGTCTCCCGCCGCCGCGACCTACGAGGAGCGGTCCGGGACCTACCAGGGGCAGCGCGGCGTGACCTGGGACCGACCGTGA
- the dph5 gene encoding diphthine synthase: protein MGELVFVGLGLHDEKGITLRGLEEAHAADLVFAEFYTSALMGARLPSVEALVGRPVRRLSREQVERGTEILDAAKVRRVAFLVAGDPMAATTHVDLRLRAAAAGIPTRIVHGVSILTAAAGTLGLQAYKFGRTTTVPFPSPGFHPTSPLDPNLENRHAGLHTLVLLDLREDGTFLDPKEAIGSLLAMAKDASAAEFGPRTLVCVLSRVGSPDVRVVSGAAADLVKRDLGPPLHSLVVPGALHFLEKDALVAFAGAPHDL from the coding sequence ATGGGGGAACTCGTGTTCGTCGGGCTCGGTCTTCACGACGAGAAGGGGATCACCCTGCGCGGCCTGGAGGAGGCGCACGCCGCGGACCTGGTGTTCGCGGAGTTCTACACGTCTGCCCTCATGGGCGCCCGGCTCCCGTCCGTGGAAGCCCTCGTGGGAAGGCCCGTCCGGCGCCTGTCCCGGGAGCAGGTGGAACGCGGGACGGAGATCCTTGACGCGGCGAAGGTCCGCCGGGTGGCCTTCCTCGTCGCGGGGGACCCCATGGCGGCGACGACCCACGTCGACCTCCGCCTCCGAGCCGCGGCGGCCGGCATCCCCACGCGGATTGTACACGGGGTTTCCATTCTCACGGCCGCGGCAGGCACCCTGGGCCTCCAGGCGTACAAGTTCGGCCGGACGACGACCGTCCCGTTCCCCTCGCCCGGGTTCCACCCCACGAGCCCCCTGGACCCCAATCTGGAGAACCGTCACGCGGGCCTGCACACCCTGGTCCTGCTCGACCTCCGCGAGGACGGGACGTTCCTGGACCCCAAGGAAGCCATCGGCTCCCTGTTGGCGATGGCGAAGGACGCGTCCGCCGCGGAATTCGGTCCCCGGACCCTCGTCTGCGTCCTGAGCCGCGTGGGTTCCCCTGACGTCCGTGTGGTCTCCGGCGCCGCGGCGGACCTGGTCAAGCGGGACCTGGGGCCGCCCCTCCACAGCCTCGTGGTCCCCGGCGCCCTGCACTTCCTCGAGAAGGACGCCCTCGTCGCGTTCGCCGGGGCGCCTCACGATCTCTGA
- a CDS encoding methyltransferase domain-containing protein has product MPVRLSFDRVAATYDETRALSPKVMAHVLGILVDQLLGKHVLEVGVGTGRYAVPLQKSGIDVVGVDISHKMVELGLGKGLRNVVLADGARLPFTARGFDLATTNHVLHLVPDWREVLLEIVRVTRDSYFSILERSGRTTNLHREYDRLAADAGYTWSPPGLHERNLPDILPPDLVMPVGPFEDVVPADLILEGLEQRSFSSQWGTPEKIHRQVMRELRHRWSGHEFKHTYSLEISFWRVEHLAELARKPAQRS; this is encoded by the coding sequence ATGCCCGTGCGCCTCTCCTTCGACCGCGTCGCGGCGACCTACGACGAGACCCGGGCCCTGTCTCCCAAGGTCATGGCCCACGTCCTCGGGATCCTGGTGGATCAGCTCCTGGGCAAGCATGTCCTCGAGGTCGGCGTGGGAACGGGCCGCTACGCGGTCCCGCTGCAGAAGAGCGGCATCGACGTGGTCGGCGTGGACATCTCCCACAAGATGGTCGAGCTGGGCCTGGGCAAGGGCCTGCGGAACGTGGTCCTCGCGGACGGCGCCCGCCTGCCCTTCACCGCACGAGGGTTCGACCTCGCGACCACGAACCACGTGCTCCACCTGGTCCCGGATTGGCGGGAGGTCCTCCTGGAGATCGTCCGCGTGACCCGGGACAGCTACTTCAGCATCCTCGAGCGCTCGGGCCGCACGACGAACCTGCACCGGGAGTACGACCGCCTCGCCGCGGACGCGGGCTACACGTGGTCTCCGCCCGGGCTCCACGAGCGGAACCTGCCGGACATCCTGCCGCCCGACCTGGTCATGCCCGTGGGACCGTTCGAGGACGTCGTGCCCGCAGACCTCATCCTCGAGGGGCTCGAGCAACGGTCCTTCTCCTCGCAGTGGGGCACGCCGGAGAAGATCCACCGCCAGGTCATGCGGGAGCTGCGCCACCGGTGGAGCGGGCACGAGTTCAAGCACACGTACAGCCTGGAGATCAGTTTCTGGCGGGTCGAGCACCTGGCGGAGCTCGCGAGGAAGCCGGCTCAGAGATCGTGA